Proteins encoded by one window of Sulfurospirillum barnesii SES-3:
- the topA gene encoding type I DNA topoisomerase, translated as MEKSLKNLIIVESPTKAKTIKNFLGKNYTVVASKGHIRDLPKSSFGIKIENQTFIPEYRVPKDHASVVKEMKELAKEADQVYIATDEDREGEAIGFHIATAIGKDPKSLPRIVFHEITKHAITHALENPRTLDESSINAQQARRLLDRIVGYKLSPLLSSKIQKGLSAGRVQSSSLKIIVDREKEIKAFQSEEFWSLDALFNKTIDALLVEFEGEKIEKMSIGNQERAYAIKEKLLKEAFHVALLEKKERESSPSPAFMTSTLQQSASSALGYSPKKTMMLAQTLYEGVKTHQGVQGVITYMRTDSLNISKEAIEAAREQILNQYGKAYLPEKARFYANKSKSAQEAHEAIRPTILEFTPAIASAYLASDELKLYALIYNRFLASQMNNARFESQTLIFESQSGKFKASGRKLLFDGFYKVYGDNDKDKLLPDLALKQDVALSKLDANQHFTEPPSRYSEASLIKKLESLGIGRPSTYAPTISVLSAREYINIEKKQIVPTEVAFQVTELLEQHFPQIVDSSFTSNMEERLDLIAEDKEDWQAILWNFYEPFEAQVAKGKTEIQSQKVIVFTGEMCPECGKELVRRKGRFGEFIACSTYPTCKYTQNLKKVSESAPKEHVKLAVPCPECGGDIIERSSRRGKFFGCGNYPKCKFISNYEPTDKKCPECGYIMAKRELRKKEIYECIKCKHKEEA; from the coding sequence ATGGAAAAATCATTGAAAAATCTCATCATTGTGGAATCACCCACTAAAGCCAAAACGATTAAAAATTTTTTAGGTAAAAATTACACCGTTGTCGCCTCTAAAGGGCATATTCGAGACCTTCCCAAAAGCAGTTTTGGCATTAAAATAGAAAACCAAACCTTTATCCCCGAATACCGTGTACCAAAAGATCACGCCAGTGTGGTTAAAGAGATGAAAGAGCTGGCAAAAGAAGCCGATCAAGTCTATATCGCAACCGATGAGGATAGAGAAGGAGAAGCCATTGGGTTTCACATTGCCACCGCCATTGGTAAAGACCCTAAAAGCTTGCCACGTATTGTTTTTCATGAAATTACTAAACATGCCATTACCCATGCGCTAGAAAATCCTCGCACTTTAGATGAAAGCAGTATTAACGCACAACAAGCCAGACGCCTGCTCGATAGAATTGTAGGCTATAAACTCTCTCCCCTGCTCTCCTCAAAAATCCAAAAAGGCTTAAGTGCGGGGCGTGTGCAATCTTCTAGCCTTAAAATAATTGTCGATAGAGAAAAAGAGATAAAAGCCTTTCAGTCAGAAGAGTTTTGGAGCCTTGATGCACTCTTTAACAAAACCATTGACGCTTTATTGGTTGAGTTTGAGGGTGAAAAAATTGAAAAAATGAGCATAGGCAATCAAGAGCGTGCCTATGCCATCAAAGAAAAACTTTTAAAAGAAGCTTTTCATGTCGCCCTTTTGGAGAAAAAAGAGCGTGAGAGTTCTCCCAGCCCTGCTTTTATGACCTCAACCTTACAACAAAGTGCCTCCAGTGCGTTGGGGTATTCGCCTAAAAAAACGATGATGCTCGCACAAACCTTGTACGAGGGTGTTAAGACCCATCAAGGCGTTCAAGGGGTTATTACCTATATGAGAACCGACTCGCTTAATATCTCTAAAGAGGCGATTGAAGCGGCACGTGAGCAGATTTTAAATCAATACGGCAAAGCCTATCTGCCTGAAAAAGCTCGTTTTTATGCCAACAAAAGCAAAAGCGCACAAGAAGCACACGAAGCGATTCGTCCGACCATTTTGGAGTTCACCCCAGCGATTGCAAGTGCGTATTTGGCTTCTGATGAGCTCAAACTCTACGCACTCATCTACAACCGCTTTTTAGCCTCACAAATGAACAATGCCCGTTTTGAATCCCAAACGCTTATCTTTGAAAGCCAAAGTGGTAAGTTTAAAGCCAGTGGTCGCAAACTCCTTTTTGATGGCTTTTACAAAGTCTATGGCGATAATGACAAAGATAAATTGCTTCCAGATTTAGCGCTTAAACAAGACGTTGCGTTAAGTAAACTTGATGCCAATCAACACTTTACAGAGCCACCTTCTCGCTACTCAGAAGCCAGTTTGATTAAAAAATTAGAGAGCCTTGGTATTGGCAGACCTTCCACGTATGCGCCAACTATCTCGGTGTTAAGTGCACGTGAATACATCAATATTGAAAAGAAGCAAATTGTCCCTACTGAAGTGGCGTTTCAAGTCACGGAGCTTTTAGAGCAACACTTTCCTCAAATTGTAGACTCCTCTTTTACCTCAAACATGGAAGAGCGCCTAGACCTCATTGCGGAGGATAAAGAGGATTGGCAAGCCATTTTATGGAATTTTTACGAACCGTTTGAAGCGCAAGTTGCCAAAGGAAAAACAGAGATTCAGAGCCAAAAAGTTATTGTCTTCACAGGCGAAATGTGCCCTGAGTGTGGTAAAGAGCTTGTGCGACGAAAAGGGCGTTTTGGTGAGTTTATTGCATGCAGTACGTATCCTACATGTAAATACACACAAAACCTTAAAAAAGTGAGTGAAAGTGCTCCTAAAGAGCATGTCAAGCTTGCGGTACCTTGTCCTGAGTGTGGTGGCGATATTATTGAGCGAAGCTCCCGTCGAGGCAAATTTTTTGGCTGTGGTAATTACCCCAAATGCAAATTTATCTCCAATTACGAACCCACTGATAAAAAATGCCCTGAATGTGGCTACATTATGGCAAAACGAGAACTACGTAAAAAAGAGATTTATGAGTGCATTAAATGCAAACACAAAGAAGAGGCGTAA
- a CDS encoding citrate synthase — protein sequence MSKDTVTLIDNRTGKEFEFPILKATLGSDVVDISSFYANTGMFTLDRGFTSTASCRSKITYIDGDIGKLMYRGYDIAYLATKKSFLDTAYLLLHNELPNREEYKNFLMELKKRSFVHESMRKLFDAFPDNAHPMAILSAAVSALSTFYFDHLDMDSPEQAKEMAHRIVAKIPTIAAFSYRYSQGLPIIYPDLDKGFTENFLYMIRGYPHHHIDLKPIEVKALDTIFTLHADHEQNASTTAVRVVASTHAHPYAAISAGIGALWGRAHGGANESVIRQLELIGNVDNVDKFIAKAKDPNDPFRLMGFGHRVYKNFDPRATILKNLQKQLVNDLCIDTELMAVAHRIEEIALNDEYFIKRKLYPNIDFYSGLILQALKIPKEMFAVIFVIGRTPGWIAQWIELKEQPDMKIARPRQHYLGPVERTPKFDI from the coding sequence ATGAGTAAAGATACTGTGACCCTTATTGACAATCGCACAGGTAAGGAATTTGAATTTCCCATTCTTAAGGCGACACTGGGTTCGGATGTGGTTGATATATCCTCTTTTTATGCCAATACTGGCATGTTTACACTGGATCGTGGGTTTACCTCCACCGCAAGCTGCCGTTCAAAAATTACCTACATTGATGGGGATATTGGTAAACTCATGTACCGTGGATACGATATTGCCTATCTAGCAACGAAAAAATCATTCTTAGATACAGCGTATTTGCTTTTACACAACGAACTGCCCAACAGAGAAGAGTATAAAAACTTTTTAATGGAACTTAAAAAGCGCTCTTTTGTGCATGAAAGTATGCGTAAACTCTTCGATGCATTCCCTGATAACGCTCATCCTATGGCCATTTTATCGGCAGCTGTTTCAGCCCTTTCTACCTTTTACTTTGACCATTTAGATATGGACTCCCCTGAGCAAGCTAAAGAGATGGCACATCGTATTGTGGCAAAAATTCCTACGATTGCAGCATTTTCCTACCGTTATTCACAGGGACTTCCTATTATTTATCCCGACTTAGACAAAGGCTTTACGGAGAACTTTTTATATATGATACGAGGGTATCCTCATCATCATATTGATTTAAAGCCTATTGAAGTTAAAGCATTGGATACGATTTTCACCCTGCATGCTGACCATGAGCAAAATGCCTCAACCACTGCTGTTCGTGTGGTTGCTTCTACACATGCACATCCTTATGCCGCTATTTCAGCTGGTATTGGAGCACTTTGGGGTCGTGCACATGGTGGAGCAAATGAGTCTGTGATTCGTCAGTTAGAATTAATTGGGAATGTTGATAATGTCGATAAATTTATTGCTAAGGCAAAAGATCCTAATGATCCGTTTCGATTGATGGGATTTGGTCATAGGGTCTATAAAAACTTTGACCCACGAGCAACCATCTTGAAAAATCTCCAAAAGCAGTTGGTGAATGACCTGTGCATTGACACAGAATTAATGGCAGTGGCACACCGTATTGAAGAAATTGCTTTAAATGATGAGTATTTTATCAAACGAAAACTCTACCCTAATATTGACTTTTATTCAGGACTTATTTTACAAGCGCTTAAAATTCCTAAAGAGATGTTTGCGGTTATTTTTGTGATTGGAAGAACTCCAGGATGGATTGCACAATGGATTGAGTTAAAAGAACAACCTGATATGAAGATTGCACGCCCTCGCCAGCACTATCTAGGACCTGTCGAGCGAACACCAAAATTTGATATTTAA
- a CDS encoding septum formation initiator, whose protein sequence is MSDVLDELEHNPQEGKALFYLKLLSLIVLVIGFGLYIGDVLFGKSSLDILLNLQADKDTLSQKIQSLKEENSILQKEYFELRQLDPDR, encoded by the coding sequence ATGAGTGATGTTTTAGACGAACTTGAACACAATCCACAAGAGGGCAAAGCCCTCTTTTATTTAAAATTATTATCGCTTATTGTCCTTGTTATAGGTTTTGGTCTTTATATTGGTGATGTTCTTTTTGGAAAAAGCTCCTTAGATATTCTTTTAAATCTTCAAGCCGACAAGGATACCTTAAGCCAAAAGATTCAAAGCCTTAAAGAAGAGAATTCCATTTTACAAAAAGAGTATTTTGAGTTGCGTCAACTAGACCCTGATCGATAG
- a CDS encoding flagellin B, with amino-acid sequence MRINTNVSALAAQTNLTKTNSALSSSLSKLSSGLRINTAADDASGMSIADSLRSQANALGQAVSNANDGVSIAQIADGAMDEQIKILDTIKTKATQAAQDGQSPASRKALQSDISKLVESLDNIAGSTSFNGKNLLSGSFTNAEFQIGAYSNQTVSMSIDATSSDKIGQTRFETSAMGTALGTATVTYTPESGAANNIVFESVTISTSAGTGIGALASVINKNSETTGVTASWSLTQTGDQAIAAGTVEDLTINGTIVAASLAVEANDSNGVLVDAINQFTSTTGVSASVDAQGQLNLTSTDGRAIQISSDGTNSLDTLTGIADGVSTGRLTLTKAGAADIQMTIAGVTDLDTTSQSESSLSLRDMMSAISADDAEAMGAFANDNVVGANQELTAGVTTYAGAQAMIKIAQTAQEKLDTIRANIGSVQNQLTSTINNISVTQVNVTSAESQIRDVDFAEESATFSKYNIMAQAGSYALSQANSTQQNVLKLLQ; translated from the coding sequence ATGCGTATTAACACTAACGTCTCTGCTCTTGCAGCACAAACGAACCTCACAAAGACTAATAGCGCTCTTAGTAGCTCTTTGTCTAAACTCTCTTCAGGTTTGAGAATCAACACAGCGGCTGATGATGCTTCAGGTATGTCAATTGCCGATTCTCTTCGTTCACAAGCAAATGCTTTGGGTCAAGCGGTTTCTAATGCGAACGATGGTGTATCTATCGCTCAAATTGCAGACGGTGCGATGGATGAACAGATTAAAATTCTTGATACCATCAAAACTAAAGCGACTCAAGCAGCACAAGATGGTCAAAGTCCCGCATCTCGTAAAGCGCTTCAATCCGATATTTCTAAATTGGTTGAATCCCTAGACAACATTGCAGGCTCAACCTCATTCAACGGTAAAAACTTGCTTTCAGGTAGTTTTACCAATGCAGAGTTCCAAATCGGTGCTTACTCTAACCAAACCGTTAGTATGAGTATTGATGCAACCAGTTCTGATAAAATTGGTCAAACCCGTTTTGAAACCAGTGCTATGGGTACAGCTCTTGGTACAGCAACGGTTACGTATACTCCTGAAAGTGGTGCAGCTAATAATATCGTATTTGAATCGGTTACCATTAGTACCAGTGCGGGTACAGGTATTGGGGCATTGGCTTCGGTGATTAATAAAAACTCTGAAACCACAGGGGTTACTGCAAGTTGGAGTTTAACCCAAACAGGTGATCAAGCGATTGCTGCAGGAACTGTTGAAGATCTCACCATTAATGGAACTATTGTTGCGGCTTCTTTAGCGGTTGAAGCGAATGATAGCAATGGTGTTTTAGTTGATGCGATTAATCAGTTTACGTCAACTACAGGTGTTTCTGCAAGCGTTGATGCACAGGGACAACTCAACCTTACATCGACTGATGGTAGAGCCATTCAAATTAGCTCAGATGGCACAAATAGCCTAGATACTCTTACGGGTATTGCTGATGGTGTTTCAACAGGTCGTTTAACGCTAACAAAGGCGGGTGCAGCGGATATTCAGATGACAATTGCAGGTGTAACAGACCTTGATACCACAAGTCAAAGTGAATCGAGCTTAAGCCTTCGTGACATGATGAGTGCAATTAGCGCGGATGATGCAGAAGCAATGGGTGCGTTTGCGAATGATAACGTTGTAGGCGCTAATCAAGAATTAACAGCGGGTGTAACAACGTATGCGGGTGCACAAGCGATGATTAAAATTGCTCAAACAGCGCAAGAGAAACTTGATACCATTCGTGCAAACATCGGTTCTGTTCAAAATCAGTTGACATCAACCATCAACAACATCTCTGTAACACAAGTAAACGTAACATCAGCGGAATCTCAAATCCGTGACGTTGACTTTGCTGAAGAGTCTGCAACGTTCTCAAAATATAACATCATGGCGCAAGCTGGAAGTTATGCTTTAAGTCAAGCAAACTCTACACAACAGAATGTATTGAAATTGTTACAATAG
- a CDS encoding AMIN domain-containing protein: MQKFFWLFLVLIITLEARENPFKSLSSTEDVGKMTDIEEHIEEFKNISFTLPSSARILKSVTISFQNIDGSIGYEEKVLHHMVDWHHPLVLSHSIPVKEKVSVTPPVSSTTLSKEATEKIQSKISLLAPTPTIQEKREKPLVLAEGISFLLDENELILFTKDSKLRDFLVVDPYKIVLDFKRVRSFTTKTLPFLKSHFVSVTLGEHKDFYRLAILLDGHYRYDLQAFEGGYRIKLK, encoded by the coding sequence ATGCAGAAATTTTTTTGGCTTTTTTTAGTGTTAATCATAACGCTAGAAGCAAGAGAAAATCCTTTTAAGAGCCTCTCTTCTACGGAGGATGTCGGTAAAATGACGGATATTGAAGAGCATATTGAAGAGTTTAAAAACATCTCCTTTACGCTTCCTAGTAGCGCACGTATTTTAAAAAGTGTTACCATTAGCTTTCAAAATATTGATGGCTCCATCGGCTATGAAGAAAAAGTGTTACATCATATGGTTGATTGGCATCATCCTTTAGTCCTTAGCCATAGCATTCCTGTGAAAGAGAAAGTATCCGTTACTCCCCCTGTATCTAGTACAACTCTTTCTAAAGAGGCAACTGAAAAGATTCAAAGTAAAATATCTCTTCTTGCCCCTACCCCAACCATACAAGAGAAGCGTGAAAAACCTTTGGTTTTAGCAGAGGGTATCTCTTTTTTACTCGATGAAAATGAATTAATCCTTTTTACGAAAGATAGCAAACTCCGTGATTTTTTAGTGGTAGACCCCTATAAAATTGTCCTTGATTTTAAAAGAGTACGCTCTTTTACGACAAAAACGCTTCCCTTTTTAAAATCACACTTTGTCTCCGTTACGCTTGGAGAGCATAAAGATTTTTACCGTTTAGCGATTTTATTGGATGGGCATTATCGTTATGATTTACAAGCATTTGAGGGTGGGTATCGCATTAAATTAAAATAA
- a CDS encoding motility associated factor glycosyltransferase family protein, translated as MALYEKNFSALSLKNPSLAHALSSLSLEIPYEIFMENEALETLNLVHTTTFTPLYATKPQMVLEEQKEQFKVFQEYPYLYFFGLGNGALLKHLLANQKHQRIVVIEPDAYIAYVVLNVVDFSRELTSNRLVIFGKDALNFPTISALFSTFETQRYAKLYDLHVSSAFYEMHEELIMQSNRLFMECLHQSVQSAGNDVHDALVGVEHHFMNLPLMLKTPPLLQFFKQAKTTEVAVLVSTGPSLAKQLPLLKEMAPYITIFAVDASFPVLTRYGIKPDVVVSMERIPLTGRFFKETPKEAFEGVVFSLSSLQHPEVVGSIKTGVMQMNMRPFGYMMETGAHAWGYVGIGMSAANKAYELIYHSGFKTCVLIGQDLAYSDEGKSHSAGHVFGEDEVKHKAGDGFVERYGGGGVIKTTAVWNWFRAFFEKDIAETKEHMQTINATEGGARIFGAIERAFKEVMTTVDKSRIKKPIALTPLHETELKRVQQEVAHNIEAIRSFLAQQRTLVETLFLKTATLCEALEANKNVTLEQLEALEAQILAVRKRVREERFEQLIWHVGQSMLLVQEMDLACIEVRFTCNEKERYEKLSLWIQAHKGWLFALAGCIDAIQVAMERKGSHYGSTSAVKV; from the coding sequence ATGGCTTTGTATGAAAAAAATTTCTCAGCACTTTCGTTAAAAAATCCTTCTCTTGCCCATGCGCTAAGTAGCTTGTCTTTAGAAATTCCGTATGAGATTTTTATGGAAAATGAAGCGCTTGAAACACTTAATTTAGTCCATACCACAACCTTTACACCCCTGTATGCAACCAAACCGCAAATGGTTTTAGAAGAGCAAAAAGAGCAGTTTAAAGTGTTTCAAGAGTACCCCTACCTTTACTTTTTTGGTCTAGGCAATGGGGCATTGTTGAAACATCTTTTAGCGAACCAAAAACATCAGCGTATCGTAGTGATTGAGCCTGATGCTTACATCGCTTATGTGGTGTTAAATGTGGTTGATTTTTCCAGAGAGCTAACGAGCAATCGTTTGGTAATTTTTGGAAAAGATGCGCTCAATTTTCCCACCATCTCTGCACTTTTTAGCACCTTTGAGACACAGCGCTATGCTAAACTTTATGATTTACATGTAAGCAGTGCGTTTTACGAAATGCATGAAGAACTCATCATGCAAAGCAATCGTTTGTTTATGGAGTGTTTGCACCAAAGTGTCCAATCGGCTGGCAATGATGTGCACGACGCCCTTGTGGGGGTGGAGCATCACTTTATGAACCTTCCTTTGATGCTTAAAACTCCACCTTTGCTTCAATTTTTTAAACAGGCTAAAACGACCGAAGTTGCCGTCTTAGTTTCCACAGGTCCCTCTTTAGCCAAACAATTACCGCTTTTGAAAGAGATGGCACCTTATATCACTATTTTTGCCGTGGATGCAAGTTTTCCTGTTTTAACACGCTATGGCATTAAGCCCGATGTGGTGGTCTCCATGGAGCGCATTCCTTTAACGGGGCGCTTTTTCAAAGAGACGCCTAAAGAGGCGTTTGAAGGCGTTGTCTTTTCCCTCAGCTCCTTGCAACACCCTGAGGTGGTGGGAAGCATAAAGACTGGGGTGATGCAGATGAATATGCGCCCTTTTGGCTATATGATGGAAACAGGTGCGCATGCGTGGGGCTATGTGGGTATTGGGATGAGTGCGGCAAATAAGGCGTATGAGCTTATTTACCACAGTGGTTTTAAAACGTGCGTGCTCATCGGGCAAGATTTGGCGTACAGCGATGAGGGCAAAAGTCACTCAGCAGGGCATGTGTTTGGCGAAGATGAGGTCAAGCACAAAGCGGGTGATGGATTTGTAGAGCGTTACGGTGGTGGAGGGGTCATTAAAACCACAGCGGTGTGGAACTGGTTTCGGGCATTTTTTGAAAAAGATATCGCCGAAACCAAAGAGCATATGCAAACCATCAATGCCACGGAGGGTGGTGCTCGTATTTTTGGAGCGATTGAGCGTGCTTTTAAAGAGGTGATGACAACGGTCGATAAAAGCAGAATCAAAAAGCCCATTGCATTGACGCCTCTTCATGAGACAGAACTCAAGCGTGTACAACAAGAGGTGGCCCACAACATTGAGGCGATTCGCTCTTTTTTAGCACAGCAACGAACGTTGGTCGAGACTCTCTTTTTAAAAACCGCAACACTGTGCGAAGCCCTTGAGGCAAACAAAAACGTAACACTAGAACAGTTAGAAGCTCTTGAAGCGCAGATTCTAGCAGTGCGTAAGCGTGTCAGAGAAGAGCGATTTGAGCAGTTGATTTGGCATGTGGGGCAGTCGATGCTTTTGGTGCAAGAGATGGATTTGGCGTGTATTGAAGTACGCTTTACATGTAACGAAAAAGAGCGCTACGAAAAGCTCTCGTTGTGGATACAAGCGCATAAAGGATGGCTTTTTGCCCTTGCGGGCTGCATTGATGCCATTCAAGTGGCGATGGAGCGCAAAGGAAGCCACTATGGTAGCACATCTGCGGTAAAGGTATGA
- a CDS encoding biotin synthase: MKKPIFLCSICNISSGSCAEDCGFCTQSAHHNADIERYKYKAIEQIVHEAKCASSNGALGFCLVTSGLGLDDKKLAFVCEAARAVKRELPQLLLIACNGTASVEQLKALKEAGVNAYNHNLESSKEFYSNICTTHSWEGRYQTCLNVKEVGLFLFTGGIVGLGESEADRASLLQSICELSPATVPLNFYISNPALPLKATPLSEAEALDIIKEFRAKLPKESVLMIAGGREQTFSPHCDIFAAGADSIIIGDYLTTKGEAPMRDRAMIEHLGYTVATLCQHVTPA, encoded by the coding sequence ATGAAAAAACCTATTTTTTTATGTTCTATTTGCAATATTTCCAGCGGAAGTTGTGCGGAGGATTGTGGGTTTTGTACCCAGAGTGCCCATCACAATGCCGATATTGAGCGCTACAAATACAAAGCCATTGAGCAAATTGTTCATGAAGCAAAATGTGCTTCAAGCAATGGTGCCCTTGGTTTTTGTTTGGTGACCTCTGGTCTTGGACTGGATGATAAAAAACTTGCCTTCGTGTGTGAAGCAGCCCGTGCGGTTAAACGTGAATTACCTCAACTTCTTTTAATCGCTTGTAATGGAACGGCGAGTGTTGAGCAACTCAAAGCCCTTAAAGAAGCAGGAGTCAATGCGTATAACCATAATTTAGAGAGTTCCAAAGAGTTTTACTCTAACATCTGCACAACCCATTCATGGGAAGGGCGTTATCAAACCTGTTTAAATGTCAAAGAGGTGGGGCTCTTTTTATTTACAGGAGGGATTGTGGGATTGGGAGAGAGTGAAGCGGATAGAGCCTCTTTACTCCAAAGTATTTGCGAACTCTCCCCTGCAACAGTACCCCTTAATTTTTACATCTCAAATCCTGCATTGCCTCTTAAAGCGACCCCTTTAAGTGAAGCAGAAGCGCTTGATATTATCAAAGAATTTAGAGCCAAACTTCCTAAAGAGAGTGTTTTAATGATAGCAGGAGGACGTGAACAAACCTTTAGCCCACACTGTGATATTTTTGCAGCAGGGGCGGATTCTATTATTATTGGAGACTATCTTACCACCAAAGGGGAAGCTCCGATGCGGGATAGAGCCATGATTGAACATTTGGGCTACACGGTTGCCACACTCTGTCAGCATGTGACACCTGCATAA